TCCTTGTTATGCACTATAGATGAAGCTACAACCACAAGAACAAAGATTTTTTAGACTTAGATCTAGAAGCTTCATAGTATAACACTTGATTGTGATATTAACATTTATATAGAAATATCCAGCagatcaaatttcattttactttatattACAGTTGTAAATCTACCTAACACCCTTTATCTTAATCTGTATAGGAATTTGCAAATCCAAGCGAATGTGTTGTTGAAACAAAATGTACAATGAATAAACATTCTTTTTATGTACCAGTACACACTTTCACACGTCAAAAAAAACTATAACATTCATACTACTgcatgtaatataataaatatatacatgtattacagacATACAGATACTGGTATGTGATCATGCACAAACATACCAAGTTATTTCACAAATCACAACTTGTCAACTTTGTAGGTACTTGATGTAGTATATACATACTGtatgtacattgaatacctgAAAACATTTTGTACTCACACATGTTTATACACATTTTACACTGACACCTTTCTCTTTGGCAATCTCAACTAACTACAGTACATCACTAACTTTTCTTCCATGACAAGCTACTACATTTACTGCAGTTTATACAGAATGtacaatgcaataaatatttaatgtacactgctgtaaatatttgatttaaaagtaGAACACAGCTATTAAGCAACTTCTCACAACAGAAGgaaataattcaatatcttcacaTTAATGATGAAGTCTTTAAATTTTCACATGTTTCAGTAGCGGTACTACCCTGGACCTGAATAAGGTGCCTCACATATAACAACAGGGAAATCCACATGGAGCCTTGGAATGCGAAGTTTAACCTCTccctggagaaaaaaaaaacaacaataacaaaattaacagAAGACAGAGTAATTGAACGAAGAAACTATAAAAACACAAATGAACAgataaattgaaacattttgtttgtttgaataCAGTGGATAAACAAAACCAGCTGGGAGTCCAAATCCCCATTTCTTTATGCATGTACCTTTGCAATGTAATCTCCGATCAGAAGGTTTTTTTATTGGTCTTACATATGATATATGTAAATTTGACTATGACATCAAAGTTAAATTGCTTATAAATATTTCTGTAATTAACTAAAATAGGTAGAACTGACCTCTGGTGTCAGATTTCGCCAGTGTTGTTCCATTATAGAATGGCCACCTATATCTCTTTCTTCATAGAATTCATGGGCAAGGTCTCCATCTTCATCATAAAACCTTGATCTGCagaaaataattgtaaataaacGATATTAGAATACAAGTAactatattatttcaaataaaataacaatCTTTTAAACAAGCAAACAATTTTGTGCCTGTATATGCAAACTAgtcaaaaaatgatataaagataaaattaattatgtGAATTCTAAGGTACCCTTTCTTAGTATATATAAATGGCGTTATCGCTAATGCTGATGAGTGGTTTGCTCCATCCTTGTCATCACCCGTTGCACCAAACATTGATGATACTGACTGTGACACTTTTCGTGCCATGGATGATGTTTTCTGCCCCATTTTGTTGCATTTTAGGACCAAGAACTTATAACATGACTTTGATCACCATTTTACCGGAAATGATGTTATTCACACTAAAAAGAGAGTGGTGTCGATTTTCATTCCGGAAAAGTTCGTGCTTTGAACATTTCAAAACTGGAATTTTATCGAACAGCCAAAAAATAGTTTCTGTTCTAAGAAAGTTAATAAAGTACTTCATAAAGTGTAGAACAAGTTTATAAAGGTTAGAATAAATACAAAGTTAAGCGACATAAACGTTGATTATATTGCATTATCGGTGACAATACTATTTAGTTAAGGACTGCTCCCTTTTATTGGTAGCAACAACCAATAGGAAAGGCGCACTTctaaaacaacaacaaagtGAAGCACGATGGATAAAGTAAAAGAAGGTATGTTATATTAATGGTGTCCTCGGTTTATATATCTAAAGTTAACGACACTGAGCGCACACCGTATCTCTTTGCAAGCGTACGTGTTTATCATAAACCAACAGATGTCAAAGCTGTGCACTAAACGCTCACATTGGAACATGCGATCATCTAGCTACCTGAATTGTCGAATTTTTTGTTAACTTGAGGGAAATAGTGTGTAACCTATACTATTGGAATAATCCGGGTCCCCTGCGTTACTAATCCGACGAGCACTCTATAACATCGGTCGATCATCGGCAAAGTGTTAGTTAAAATCCAGCGGACCCGGGTTCAAACCCTACGTACTGCCCATGCAAAGACAATATATCaatgtaaagtaaagaaaagtCCTTTATGATT
This genomic window from Crassostrea angulata isolate pt1a10 chromosome 8, ASM2561291v2, whole genome shotgun sequence contains:
- the LOC128157809 gene encoding tumor suppressor candidate 2-like, whose translation is MGQKTSSMARKVSQSVSSMFGATGDDKDGANHSSALAITPFIYTKKGSRFYDEDGDLAHEFYEERDIGGHSIMEQHWRNLTPEGEVKLRIPRLHVDFPVVICEAPYSGPG